From one Prochlorococcus marinus str. MIT 0912 genomic stretch:
- the atpA gene encoding F0F1 ATP synthase subunit alpha — MVSIRPDEISSILKQQIADYDKSVSVSNVGTVLQIGDGIARVYGLEKVMAGELVEFEDGTEGIALNLEDDNVGVVLMGEALGVQEGSTVKATGKIASVPVGEAMLGRVVNPLGQQIDGKGEMATTDSRLIESIAPGIIKRKSVHEPMQTGITSIDAMIPIGRGQRELIIGDRQTGKTAIAIDTIINQKGQDVVCVYVAVGQKQASVANVVEVLKEKGALDYTIIVNAGASEAAALQYLAPYTGAAIAEHFMYQGKATLVIYDDLTKQAQAYRQMSLLLRRPPGREAYPGDVFYCHSRLLERAAKLSDAMGAGSMTSLPIIETQAGDVSAYIPTNVISITDGQIFLSSDLFNSGLRPAINVGISVSRVGGAAQTKAIKKIAGTLKLELAQFDELAAFSQFASDLDEATQKQLGRGKRLRELLKQPQFDPLNLAEQVAIVYAGVKGLIDEVPEEEVTKFARELRDYLKTNKADFIKNVLSEKVLSEVSESMLKDAINEVKSSMLAA, encoded by the coding sequence ATGGTTTCCATACGTCCCGACGAGATCAGTTCAATCCTTAAACAGCAGATAGCTGATTACGATAAGTCAGTATCTGTGAGCAATGTAGGTACTGTTTTACAAATTGGTGATGGTATCGCAAGAGTGTATGGCCTTGAAAAGGTCATGGCAGGTGAATTAGTAGAATTTGAAGATGGAACAGAAGGGATTGCTTTAAACCTTGAGGATGACAATGTTGGTGTCGTTTTGATGGGTGAAGCTTTAGGAGTTCAAGAGGGAAGCACAGTCAAAGCAACTGGAAAAATTGCTTCAGTCCCAGTAGGTGAGGCAATGCTTGGAAGAGTTGTTAATCCTCTTGGACAGCAAATTGATGGAAAAGGAGAAATGGCTACAACTGACTCAAGATTAATTGAGTCAATAGCTCCTGGAATTATCAAGAGAAAGTCAGTACATGAGCCTATGCAGACTGGTATCACATCTATTGATGCGATGATTCCTATTGGAAGAGGTCAGAGAGAACTGATTATTGGAGATCGTCAAACAGGGAAAACTGCAATAGCAATTGATACAATTATCAACCAAAAAGGTCAAGATGTTGTTTGTGTTTATGTAGCGGTTGGTCAAAAACAAGCATCAGTGGCAAATGTAGTTGAGGTTCTTAAAGAAAAAGGAGCTTTGGATTACACGATTATTGTTAATGCAGGAGCTTCTGAAGCTGCAGCTTTACAATATTTAGCTCCGTATACAGGTGCAGCAATTGCTGAGCACTTTATGTATCAAGGTAAGGCAACACTAGTTATTTATGATGACTTAACCAAGCAAGCTCAGGCATACAGGCAAATGTCATTACTTTTACGTCGTCCACCAGGTCGTGAAGCATATCCAGGAGATGTTTTTTACTGCCATAGTCGTTTGCTTGAGAGGGCTGCAAAACTTTCTGATGCGATGGGTGCAGGATCCATGACATCTTTACCTATTATTGAAACTCAGGCTGGTGACGTTTCTGCTTATATACCGACCAACGTTATTTCAATTACTGATGGTCAGATTTTCTTGAGTTCAGATTTATTCAACTCTGGATTAAGACCTGCAATTAATGTTGGTATATCAGTTAGTCGAGTAGGAGGAGCTGCGCAAACGAAAGCTATTAAGAAAATTGCAGGTACGTTAAAACTTGAACTTGCTCAGTTTGATGAACTTGCGGCATTCTCTCAATTTGCTTCAGATCTTGACGAGGCTACTCAAAAGCAGTTAGGTAGAGGCAAAAGGTTAAGAGAACTTCTTAAGCAACCTCAATTTGACCCTCTGAATTTGGCTGAACAAGTTGCCATTGTTTATGCAGGTGTTAAAGGATTGATTGATGAAGTTCCTGAGGAGGAAGTGACAAAGTTTGCTCGTGAATTGCGTGATTATCTAAAAACAAATAAAGCTGATTTCATTAAGAACGTTCTCTCCGAAAAAGTCTTAAGTGAAGTCTCTGAATCAATGCTTAAAGACGCTATTAACGAGGTTAAATCCTCGATGCTTGCGGCTTAA
- the atpH gene encoding ATP synthase F1 subunit delta: MPLLNTITTPYAEAFIQVAESRNEVDEVVSQAKSILELWNTCPEFSDAMSSPVLEVNQKKLALEKLFSSQITPSFLNLLKLLADRQRIGLLNSVLERLLEIYREQRNIALATITSASALNEEQQSELLKKVQSIAGTDNLEIDLKVDSELLGGFVVNVGSKVIDASIAGQVRRLGLALAKVS; encoded by the coding sequence ATGCCACTACTTAATACTATTACTACTCCATACGCTGAAGCTTTCATCCAAGTAGCTGAAAGCCGCAATGAGGTTGATGAAGTAGTTTCTCAAGCTAAATCTATTTTAGAACTTTGGAATACTTGTCCTGAATTTAGTGATGCGATGTCATCGCCAGTTTTAGAGGTGAATCAAAAAAAACTAGCTTTAGAAAAGCTGTTTTCTAGTCAGATCACTCCCTCTTTCTTAAATCTTCTAAAACTTTTAGCAGATAGACAGAGAATTGGATTGTTGAATTCTGTTCTTGAAAGATTATTGGAAATCTATCGAGAACAAAGAAATATTGCTTTAGCAACAATAACTTCAGCTTCAGCTCTAAATGAAGAACAACAATCTGAGCTACTCAAGAAAGTACAATCTATAGCTGGTACGGATAATTTGGAGATCGATCTCAAAGTCGATTCCGAATTGCTAGGCGGCTTTGTTGTCAATGTTGGATCAAAGGTCATTGATGCCAGCATTGCAGGGCAAGTTAGGCGACTTGGTCTAGCTTTGGCCAAAGTCAGCTAA
- a CDS encoding F0F1 ATP synthase subunit B has product MTSLIFASEGFGLNLNIFETNIINLAVVVFGLYKFLPGFLGKILERRRTTILSDLKEAEERLTKAKDSLSQAKDELASAKQKADKIRNDCKARAEAIRLESEKRTVEEMARIKQGAASDLNAEAARVTSQLRKEAAELAIEKALAMLPKKLDSNTQDNFLKQSIKNIGDN; this is encoded by the coding sequence ATGACTTCTTTAATTTTCGCTTCCGAAGGCTTTGGCCTCAATTTAAATATTTTTGAGACCAATATCATCAACTTGGCTGTTGTTGTTTTTGGCCTCTATAAGTTCTTGCCAGGTTTTTTAGGGAAAATCCTTGAAAGACGCAGAACTACAATCCTGTCTGACCTGAAAGAGGCAGAAGAGCGCTTAACTAAAGCAAAAGATTCTCTTTCACAAGCAAAAGACGAACTTGCATCAGCCAAGCAAAAAGCCGACAAAATCAGAAATGATTGCAAAGCTAGAGCTGAAGCAATTCGTCTAGAGAGCGAAAAAAGGACTGTTGAAGAAATGGCAAGAATTAAACAAGGCGCTGCGTCTGACTTGAATGCTGAAGCTGCAAGAGTAACTTCTCAATTAAGAAAAGAGGCTGCAGAACTTGCTATTGAAAAAGCTTTGGCAATGCTTCCTAAAAAATTAGATTCAAATACTCAAGATAATTTTCTTAAACAGTCAATTAAAAATATTGGAGACAACTAA
- a CDS encoding F0F1 ATP synthase subunit B' — MPTLFLFGASEGGLFDFDATLPLMAVQVVILTFILNALFFKPVGRVVEEREDYVNTSRAEAKKKIAEVDRLETELKDQLKEARLEAQKVILEAEQDSENLYKEALALATSEANASREKARREIDSQRDEALSQLKSEAENLGDLIVERLLAKK, encoded by the coding sequence ATGCCAACTTTGTTTTTGTTTGGTGCCTCTGAGGGAGGTCTGTTTGATTTCGATGCAACTCTTCCGCTTATGGCGGTCCAAGTTGTAATACTGACTTTCATACTTAATGCTCTTTTCTTCAAACCTGTTGGACGGGTAGTTGAGGAAAGAGAGGATTATGTAAATACAAGTCGGGCAGAAGCAAAGAAAAAAATCGCTGAAGTTGATCGATTAGAAACAGAACTCAAAGATCAGCTCAAAGAGGCCCGTCTTGAAGCTCAGAAGGTGATTCTTGAGGCAGAGCAGGATTCTGAGAATCTTTATAAAGAAGCCCTTGCTCTTGCTACTTCAGAGGCAAATGCATCGAGAGAGAAAGCTAGGCGAGAGATTGATTCACAAAGAGATGAAGCTCTTAGTCAGCTCAAAAGCGAGGCTGAAAATCTTGGTGATTTGATTGTTGAAAGACTTTTGGCAAAAAAATGA
- the atpE gene encoding ATP synthase F0 subunit C, with product MDSITTAASVVAAGLAVGLGAIGPGIGQGSAAQGAVEGIARQPEAEGKIRGTLLLSFAFMESLTIYGLVVALVLLFANPFAG from the coding sequence ATGGATTCCATTACCACCGCCGCATCAGTTGTTGCAGCTGGTTTAGCTGTAGGCCTTGGCGCAATAGGCCCTGGTATCGGTCAGGGTAGTGCTGCACAAGGAGCAGTAGAGGGTATAGCCCGTCAACCAGAAGCTGAGGGAAAAATCAGAGGTACTTTGCTTCTTTCTTTCGCTTTCATGGAATCACTTACCATTTATGGCCTTGTGGTTGCATTGGTGCTTCTCTTTGCTAACCCTTTTGCTGGTTGA
- the atpB gene encoding F0F1 ATP synthase subunit A, producing MGFLPFVLPFAELEVGQHLYWQIGNFRIHGQVFMTSWLLIGALLALVVIGTKKMERDPKGVQNLLEFLWDYIRDLARTQIGEKVYRDWMPFIGTLFLFIFVSNWGGALVPWKLIELPSGELGAPTADINTTVALALLVSLSYFYAGLSNKGLRYFEYYVHPTPIMLPFKIVEDFTKPLSLSFRLFGNILADELVVAVLVFLVPLVLPVPVMFLGLFTSAIQALIFATLAAYYIGEAVEEHH from the coding sequence ATGGGTTTTTTACCATTTGTTCTTCCTTTTGCTGAATTAGAGGTGGGTCAACATCTCTATTGGCAAATTGGAAATTTTAGAATTCACGGCCAAGTTTTTATGACTTCATGGCTGCTCATAGGCGCTTTGCTTGCCTTAGTAGTTATTGGAACAAAAAAAATGGAGCGTGATCCAAAAGGTGTACAAAATCTTTTGGAATTTCTATGGGACTACATACGTGATCTCGCAAGAACACAAATTGGTGAAAAGGTTTATAGAGATTGGATGCCTTTCATCGGAACCCTCTTTCTGTTCATATTCGTGAGCAACTGGGGCGGAGCATTAGTTCCATGGAAGCTGATTGAACTACCAAGTGGTGAACTTGGAGCACCTACAGCTGACATAAATACGACTGTTGCTTTAGCACTACTGGTATCTCTTTCATATTTCTATGCGGGGTTGAGCAATAAGGGTTTGCGTTACTTCGAGTATTACGTCCACCCAACGCCAATAATGCTCCCATTCAAAATTGTTGAAGATTTTACAAAGCCTCTCTCTCTTTCATTCCGTTTATTTGGAAACATTTTGGCGGATGAACTTGTTGTAGCGGTACTTGTTTTTCTTGTACCTCTTGTTCTTCCAGTTCCTGTTATGTTTCTAGGCTTGTTTACTAGTGCTATTCAAGCTCTGATTTTTGCAACTCTTGCTGCCTATTACATCGGGGAAGCAGTTGAAGAGCATCATTAA
- a CDS encoding ATP synthase subunit I: MASETIENCSSHDPLLDIDSSDSSSGVKIDEYLELQFRVFRLAFLLTIFSVGIAGFFWGIQASASIFIGALSGIFYFRLLARGIGRLGTSSKIVGKVQLLVPVLLVLVSSRFPQLDLIPALLGFLLYKPALIIQFLLMP; the protein is encoded by the coding sequence GTGGCATCTGAGACTATTGAAAATTGCTCAAGTCATGATCCTCTTCTGGATATTGATTCATCGGACTCATCGTCCGGAGTCAAAATAGACGAATACCTTGAACTTCAATTTCGAGTATTCCGTCTTGCCTTTTTATTGACTATTTTTTCTGTTGGCATAGCAGGTTTCTTTTGGGGAATCCAAGCTAGTGCAAGCATATTCATTGGTGCTTTATCAGGGATTTTTTATTTTCGCTTGCTTGCTCGCGGAATTGGAAGACTTGGTACTTCATCAAAAATCGTCGGTAAAGTCCAGTTGTTAGTTCCGGTCCTTTTGGTTTTGGTATCTTCTAGATTTCCTCAACTTGATTTAATACCGGCTTTATTAGGATTTTTGCTTTATAAACCAGCGTTAATTATTCAGTTTCTATTAATGCCCTAG
- a CDS encoding FtsW/RodA/SpoVE family cell cycle protein — translation MSNISDKKIHSGPVRKKGRKSNYYMSNLINKNILPLPWSYWPKEGRLIMGLIAFWSISGIFILGSASWWVAIREMGEGAYYIKRQLIWLVASWSIFYIAININLKNWLRFSGLCLLIGMVLIASTSFFGSTVNGSTRWLIIGPIQIQPSELIKPFIILQSAKLFGQWERINSEKKIFWLTIFASIILLIIKQPNLSTAALIGILLWIIALASGINLRYLFNTAISGFFIGSLSIFFNAYQQSRIMSFINPWKDPQGSGYQLIQSLYAIGSGGLFGEGYGLSMQKLQYLPFRSTDFIFAVFAEEFGFFGSILLLSFLLVVSYLTLKISLNCRNNCSKLISIGSGTILVGQSIMHIAVASGAMPTTGLPFPLISYGGNSLMSSLVIAALLVRSSIESSDLLIKNPSNKLLTR, via the coding sequence TTGAGTAATATTTCTGACAAAAAAATTCATTCAGGACCTGTAAGAAAAAAGGGTCGCAAATCGAATTATTATATGAGTAATTTAATAAACAAGAATATACTTCCATTGCCTTGGTCTTATTGGCCAAAGGAGGGGCGATTAATCATGGGATTAATTGCCTTTTGGAGCATATCAGGCATCTTTATTCTTGGATCAGCTAGTTGGTGGGTAGCCATCAGAGAAATGGGAGAAGGTGCTTATTACATAAAAAGACAACTAATTTGGCTAGTTGCTAGTTGGAGCATTTTCTATATAGCCATAAATATAAATCTAAAAAATTGGCTTAGATTTTCAGGACTATGCCTTCTTATTGGCATGGTTCTAATTGCATCAACAAGCTTTTTCGGCAGCACCGTTAATGGGTCTACTCGATGGTTGATTATTGGTCCAATCCAAATTCAACCATCAGAGTTAATCAAACCTTTCATCATTCTCCAAAGTGCAAAGCTTTTTGGTCAATGGGAAAGAATAAATTCAGAAAAAAAAATTTTTTGGTTAACTATTTTTGCATCCATCATTTTACTAATTATAAAGCAACCAAATTTAAGCACCGCTGCACTAATAGGAATATTACTTTGGATTATTGCATTAGCATCAGGTATTAACTTACGATATCTTTTTAACACGGCTATTTCCGGCTTTTTTATTGGTTCATTAAGCATTTTTTTTAATGCCTATCAACAAAGCCGAATTATGTCATTTATCAACCCATGGAAAGATCCACAAGGAAGTGGATATCAGTTAATTCAGAGTCTTTATGCTATTGGTTCGGGAGGTCTATTTGGAGAAGGTTATGGTCTTTCAATGCAAAAATTACAATACTTACCATTCAGAAGTACTGATTTTATATTTGCTGTTTTTGCTGAAGAATTTGGATTCTTTGGATCTATTTTGCTTTTATCATTTCTTCTTGTAGTTTCATATTTAACTCTTAAAATCTCTCTTAATTGTAGAAATAATTGCTCTAAACTAATCTCTATTGGATCAGGTACTATTCTTGTTGGCCAATCAATTATGCATATCGCAGTGGCATCAGGAGCAATGCCTACGACTGGACTACCTTTCCCATTAATTAGTTATGGGGGCAACTCTTTGATGTCAAGCTTAGTAATAGCAGCCTTATTAGTCAGATCCTCTATTGAATCTTCAGATTTATTAATTAAAAACCCCTCAAACAAACTTTTAACCAGATAA
- a CDS encoding cytochrome c biogenesis CcdA family protein yields MANLFLNISSISLIFSDLTRYGEHLIDNGLSNPTPLTILIVFTGGLLTSLGPCSLSLLPITVAYLAGFKNNQSPLQKTISFCSGIVISLVVLGSLSGFLGKIYGQLPGFFSIFISFLAIIMGLNLLGIFKFSLPRGPEPEIWTNQVPPAFAPVSAGFAFGLASSPCTTPVLAVLLAWVAKQANPLSGTIFLGSFAIGQIVPLFLAGTFAATIPKLLSLRPIGKWVPPISGMMLLTIGILSLLSIWI; encoded by the coding sequence TTGGCAAATCTCTTTTTGAACATTTCTTCTATAAGTTTAATATTCTCTGATTTGACTCGTTATGGCGAGCACTTAATTGATAATGGGCTCAGTAATCCAACCCCCCTAACAATTCTGATAGTTTTCACGGGAGGGCTTTTAACTAGTTTAGGGCCCTGTTCATTGTCACTTTTACCAATAACAGTTGCATATCTAGCTGGATTTAAAAATAACCAAAGCCCTTTACAAAAAACGATTAGCTTCTGCAGCGGTATAGTGATTTCACTAGTTGTATTAGGGAGTCTAAGCGGATTTTTAGGGAAAATTTATGGTCAATTACCAGGTTTCTTTTCAATATTCATAAGCTTTCTGGCAATAATTATGGGCCTTAATCTGCTTGGGATTTTTAAATTCTCCCTTCCACGTGGTCCTGAGCCTGAAATTTGGACAAATCAAGTTCCTCCTGCATTTGCCCCAGTTTCAGCAGGTTTTGCTTTTGGATTAGCCTCCTCGCCTTGTACTACTCCTGTTCTTGCAGTTCTTCTAGCATGGGTAGCCAAACAAGCTAATCCTCTCAGTGGCACAATTTTTCTTGGAAGTTTTGCAATTGGACAGATTGTTCCTTTATTTTTAGCAGGTACTTTTGCAGCAACTATACCTAAATTATTATCGTTAAGACCTATTGGGAAATGGGTTCCACCAATTAGTGGAATGATGTTGTTAACAATAGGTATTCTAAGCCTTCTTTCAATTTGGATATAA
- a CDS encoding cytochrome c biogenesis protein ResB: protein MKKISQVLNWLSSLKIAILLLLLIAISCAAGTLVPQQESDQFYYDNFNKNPFLGIINANILLFFQFNHVYTSFWFLFLLIWLGLSLSVCSFRRQLPILKSALNWVDYKSPRQIAKLAIAQTIVTNNYLESLEKIKTNLKKQGWNIKETDGRIAARQGVIGRLGPILIHLGMILLMIGATYGSLNGKTIEQFLAPGRSIDLLNNNEEKGLTIELQKFQIERDPQGRAEQYRSIVNVIEPNGNNQSKEISVNYPLRYKGLTLYQADWSLAAITIQISNSPKLQIPIEPIPELGEQVWGTIIPTKKDGKDPILVTVKSEQGPVSIYDNDGALLTNLSTNKEARVKETLIKIINIIPSSGLLLKHDPGVPLVYTSFAIILIGGSLSIISTKKIWVLHEKEKSLIYVGGLSNRNLSGLSKELPKFISFLES, encoded by the coding sequence ATGAAAAAAATTAGCCAAGTTTTAAACTGGCTTTCTAGCTTAAAAATCGCGATATTACTATTATTATTAATAGCTATTTCATGTGCAGCGGGGACATTAGTACCACAACAGGAATCAGATCAATTTTATTACGATAATTTTAATAAAAATCCTTTTCTTGGAATAATTAATGCAAATATATTACTCTTTTTTCAATTCAATCATGTCTATACAAGTTTCTGGTTTTTATTCTTACTCATTTGGCTTGGTTTATCCCTTTCAGTTTGTAGTTTCAGAAGACAATTACCGATACTTAAATCAGCATTAAATTGGGTAGATTATAAATCACCTCGTCAAATAGCAAAACTTGCTATTGCTCAAACAATAGTGACTAATAATTACTTGGAAAGCTTAGAAAAAATTAAAACTAATTTAAAAAAGCAAGGTTGGAATATAAAAGAAACAGATGGAAGGATAGCTGCTCGCCAAGGCGTAATAGGTAGATTAGGTCCTATTTTAATTCATCTAGGCATGATCCTATTAATGATAGGTGCAACATACGGTTCATTAAATGGAAAAACCATAGAACAATTTTTAGCCCCTGGACGATCAATAGATTTATTAAACAATAATGAAGAGAAAGGGTTAACTATTGAATTACAAAAATTTCAAATCGAAAGAGATCCACAAGGAAGAGCTGAGCAGTATAGGTCTATAGTCAATGTTATTGAACCAAATGGAAATAATCAATCAAAAGAAATTAGTGTTAATTATCCATTAAGATACAAAGGACTTACATTATATCAAGCCGACTGGTCTTTGGCTGCAATAACTATTCAAATTTCAAATAGTCCAAAACTACAAATTCCAATAGAACCTATTCCTGAGCTAGGTGAACAAGTTTGGGGGACAATTATACCTACAAAAAAAGATGGTAAAGACCCAATTTTAGTAACCGTAAAGAGCGAGCAAGGACCAGTCAGTATTTATGATAATGATGGTGCATTACTTACAAACTTAAGTACAAATAAGGAAGCAAGAGTCAAAGAGACTTTAATAAAGATAATTAATATAATCCCAAGTAGCGGATTACTTTTAAAGCATGATCCTGGAGTACCTCTTGTTTATACTAGTTTTGCGATAATACTTATTGGAGGTTCACTTAGTATTATTTCCACTAAGAAAATCTGGGTATTACATGAAAAGGAAAAATCTTTGATTTATGTAGGTGGTTTAAGCAACAGGAATCTCTCTGGTCTTTCAAAAGAGCTGCCAAAATTTATTAGTTTCTTAGAGAGTTAG
- the queF gene encoding preQ(1) synthase yields MYGEREIEAGSLICFPNPNVNRDYEISIVFPEFTCKCPFSGYPDFATLRIKYQPNNKVIELKAIKLYLNSFREMKISHEEVTNKIIDNFVEVSDPKWIQLEADFNPRGNVHTIIRVCHGKRINLELTL; encoded by the coding sequence ATGTATGGAGAGAGGGAAATAGAGGCCGGGAGCTTAATATGTTTCCCAAATCCAAATGTTAATAGGGATTATGAAATTTCAATAGTTTTTCCTGAATTCACATGTAAGTGCCCTTTCTCCGGTTATCCGGATTTTGCAACTTTGAGAATTAAATATCAACCAAATAACAAGGTTATAGAATTAAAAGCAATTAAACTTTACTTAAATAGCTTTCGAGAAATGAAAATATCTCATGAAGAGGTTACGAATAAAATAATCGATAATTTTGTTGAGGTTTCTGATCCTAAATGGATTCAATTAGAAGCTGATTTTAATCCTAGAGGTAATGTTCATACAATCATTAGAGTCTGTCACGGCAAAAGAATTAATTTAGAGCTAACTCTCTAA
- a CDS encoding P-II family nitrogen regulator, whose product MKKIEAIIRPFKLEDVKIALVNAGIVGMTVSEVRGFGRQKGQVERYRGSEFTVEFLQKLKIEVVVPNEKAEIVLKAIADAAKTGEIGDGKIFVSPIDSVVRIRTGDRNETAL is encoded by the coding sequence ATGAAAAAGATAGAAGCAATAATCCGCCCTTTTAAGTTGGAGGATGTAAAGATCGCATTAGTTAATGCAGGTATTGTTGGCATGACAGTAAGCGAAGTAAGGGGTTTCGGTCGACAAAAAGGACAAGTTGAGAGATATAGAGGTTCAGAATTCACCGTTGAGTTCCTTCAAAAACTCAAAATTGAAGTAGTAGTTCCTAATGAAAAAGCTGAGATCGTTTTAAAAGCTATTGCTGATGCGGCCAAGACAGGTGAGATTGGAGATGGGAAAATTTTTGTTAGCCCAATTGATTCAGTTGTTCGAATCAGAACCGGCGACAGAAACGAAACAGCCCTTTAA
- a CDS encoding TlyA family RNA methyltransferase: MTKSSRLDLHLLTKGLVKTRQEAQKLIRAGKVKSINGQILDKPGQEVLKDLEIEVTQPLRYVSRGGEKLAEAFNQFPINIKDRVCLDAGISTGGFTDCLLQLGAAKVYGVDVGYGQTAWSIRNDPRVVLLERTNIRHLTPEKLFNEGDPIPNFAVADLSFISLKIVLPSIKSLLKANRSELLVLVKPQFEVGKDQVGKGGVVRDHSLHAEAIKGVANESKKSGWYPKGLIASPLKGPAGNQEYLLWMGDKNEENIEIEKLLNVLFF; the protein is encoded by the coding sequence ATGACTAAATCATCGCGATTAGATCTTCACTTGCTGACTAAAGGGTTAGTGAAAACACGTCAAGAGGCTCAGAAGCTGATTAGAGCTGGCAAAGTTAAATCAATAAACGGCCAAATTTTAGATAAGCCTGGCCAAGAAGTTTTAAAAGATCTTGAGATAGAAGTTACACAGCCCTTGAGATATGTATCAAGAGGAGGTGAAAAGTTGGCTGAAGCGTTTAATCAATTTCCCATAAATATTAAGGATAGGGTTTGTTTAGATGCTGGTATATCAACTGGTGGCTTTACAGATTGTCTTTTGCAGTTAGGGGCAGCAAAGGTTTATGGAGTCGATGTTGGTTATGGCCAGACTGCATGGAGTATTAGAAATGATCCAAGAGTGGTTCTATTGGAACGAACCAATATTAGGCATTTAACTCCTGAAAAATTATTTAATGAGGGCGACCCAATACCAAACTTTGCTGTCGCAGACTTATCTTTTATCTCTCTTAAGATTGTTCTGCCTAGTATTAAATCTCTTCTTAAAGCCAACCGATCTGAGTTGCTTGTCTTAGTGAAGCCTCAATTTGAAGTTGGTAAAGATCAAGTGGGAAAAGGAGGAGTTGTTCGTGATCATTCACTGCATGCTGAGGCTATAAAGGGAGTAGCAAATGAATCTAAAAAATCTGGATGGTACCCAAAAGGATTGATCGCATCGCCTTTAAAGGGTCCAGCTGGTAATCAAGAATATCTTCTTTGGATGGGTGATAAAAATGAAGAAAACATTGAAATTGAAAAATTATTAAATGTTTTATTCTTTTGA
- the purB gene encoding adenylosuccinate lyase, which yields MIERYTNPEMGNIWSDQAKYQTWLDVEIAACEANCKLGKIPTSAMETIRLKANFKAARILEIEAEVRHDVIAFLTNVNEYVGDAGRFIHVGMTSSDVLDTGLALQLKASVKLLRKELLLLEEAIRDLARKHKRTVMIGRSHAIHGEPITFGFKLAGWLAETLRNKDRLNSLEKDISVGQISGAMGTYANTDPEIERITCELLELECDTASTQVISRDRHANYVQILALIGSSLDRFSTEIRNLQRTDVLEVEENFAKGQKGSSAMPHKRNPIRSERVSGLSRVLRSYVVAALENVALWHERDISHSSNERLMLPDTSITLHFMITEMTEIIKGLGVYPNNMLKNLNIYGGVVFSQRVLLALVENGMSREDSYRLVQKNAHSAWNQNEGNFKKNLENDPEVMDSLSTEQLSDCFSTELHQSNLRVIWERLGI from the coding sequence TTGATTGAGCGTTACACAAACCCAGAGATGGGAAATATTTGGTCTGATCAAGCCAAATACCAAACATGGCTTGATGTTGAAATTGCCGCATGTGAGGCTAATTGCAAATTGGGGAAAATCCCTACAAGTGCAATGGAAACTATTCGATTAAAAGCAAATTTCAAAGCAGCACGCATCCTCGAAATAGAAGCAGAAGTTCGCCATGACGTAATTGCCTTTCTAACAAATGTAAATGAATATGTTGGGGATGCGGGCCGCTTCATTCACGTTGGAATGACCAGTAGCGATGTACTTGATACTGGTCTTGCACTTCAATTAAAGGCATCAGTCAAGCTTTTAAGAAAAGAGCTTTTATTACTTGAAGAAGCCATTAGAGATTTAGCAAGGAAGCATAAGAGAACCGTCATGATTGGACGTTCTCATGCGATTCATGGAGAACCTATTACCTTCGGGTTCAAGTTAGCAGGATGGCTAGCTGAAACTCTCAGAAACAAAGATAGGCTAAATAGCCTTGAGAAAGACATCTCGGTTGGGCAAATCAGCGGTGCTATGGGTACTTATGCCAATACTGATCCAGAAATAGAAAGAATAACTTGCGAACTTTTGGAGCTTGAGTGTGATACTGCTAGCACTCAAGTTATCTCAAGAGATAGGCATGCTAATTATGTACAGATTCTTGCTTTAATTGGATCTTCATTAGATCGTTTTTCTACAGAAATTAGAAATCTTCAAAGAACGGATGTTCTAGAAGTAGAGGAAAACTTTGCTAAAGGCCAAAAAGGAAGCTCAGCAATGCCTCATAAAAGAAATCCTATACGAAGTGAAAGAGTAAGTGGTCTTTCTAGAGTTTTAAGAAGTTATGTAGTTGCAGCTCTTGAAAATGTAGCTCTATGGCATGAAAGAGATATAAGCCACAGCTCTAATGAAAGATTAATGCTGCCAGATACATCTATTACCCTTCATTTCATGATCACAGAAATGACCGAAATTATTAAAGGTCTTGGTGTTTATCCAAATAATATGCTGAAAAATTTGAACATTTATGGAGGAGTAGTTTTCAGTCAAAGAGTTCTTTTAGCTCTAGTTGAGAATGGAATGAGTCGAGAAGATTCTTATCGACTAGTACAAAAGAATGCTCATTCAGCCTGGAATCAAAACGAAGGGAATTTCAAAAAAAACCTTGAGAATGATCCAGAAGTAATGGATAGTCTCTCAACAGAACAACTTTCTGACTGTTTTTCAACCGAATTACATCAATCCAATTTGAGAGTTATTTGGGAAAGACTTGGTATTTAG